The Corynebacterium mycetoides genome includes the window GCCCAGGCCCGCGCCGGCGCCCACATGGTCAGCCCCTCGGGCATGATGGACGGCCAGGTCGCCGCGATCCGCCAGGCGCTCGACGCCGAGGGCTACACCGGCGTGTCCATCATGGCGTACTCGGCGAAGTACGCCTCGGCCTTCTTCGGGCCCTTCCGCGAGGCGGTGGGGTCGTCGCTACGCGGCGACCGGAGGACCTACCAGCAGGACCCGGCGAACCAGCGCGAGTCCCTGCTCGAGGCCGAGCTCGATATCGCCGAGGGCGCGGATTTCGTCATGGTCAAGCCCGCGATGGCGTACCTGGACGTGGTCTCCGAGATCGCGAAGTTCTCGCCCGTGCCCGTCGCCGCGTACCAAGTGTCGGGCGAGTACGCGATGATCCAGGCCGCCGGCCGCAACGGCTGGGTGGACTCGGAGGCGACCATGCTCGAGTCCCTGACATCCATCAAGCGCGCCGGGGCGGACCAGATTCTCACCTATTTCGCCGTCGACGCCGCGAGGATCCTGCGATGAAGCTCTCCAGCACGACGCGCTACCTCGTCGGCGCGTGGGCGGTGATGGTTGCCGGCGAGCTCGTCTACCAGGTGCTCAACGCGATCGGCCTGGTCATCGAGCCCGCCGCGCTCAAGCAGGCGGCCCGCGAGGCCGCGAAGGCCCGGGGCGAGGACGTCTCCGAGGCGCTGATCACGGTGAGCACCTACACCTCGATCGTGATGATGTCTCTGTTCCAGCTGCTCATCATCGTCCTGCTGGCGTTCGCCCTGCACGCCGTGGCGCACCGGCAGAAGTGGGCGGATACCGCGCGCCGTTTGCTCAGCGTGTTCGCCATCTACTTCGCCATCCGCGCCGTACTGGTCGTGCTCGCCCCCGCCGCCGTGGCGGGGGCCAACCAGCTGCCGGTCGCGTTCGCGGCGGTGACGGGCGCGATGCAGATCATTGTCGGGGTGGCCGGCGTGTGCGGGCTGGTCTACGCGACGCGGAGCACGAAGGACAGGTAGGGCACTGTGGCAGGCATGTTCCCCACGATGGTGGGAGATTCCGATGACCCGAACCGCCGCTACACGGCGTACACGGGCGGCGCGTGGCCACGCGACCTCCGCGTCTCCTACTGGCTGTGCATGGGCGGCGCGCTGCTCATGCTGGTCACCGGCATGATGCTCCTGTCCGCCGGCGCCCCGGAGGGGGCCGATGAGGAGTTCCGCGCCGTGTTTACGCGCAACATGTGCGTCACGGCGGTGGCCAACCTCGTGCTCGCGCTGTGCCTCACTGCCACGGCGGCGCAGTTCCCCAAAGGCGTCACGGGCGCGCGCCCGTGGGCCAGCGCGTTCATCGCCGCGGCGATTTTCGTCAACCTGGTGGCGTTTGTCATCCAGGTCGCGTCGTGGGCGTCGTTTAGCATCGTGGTGGTGCTGACATTCGCCGTGTTCTTCATGTTCCGGCCCGCGGCGAACCAATTCGTGGAGGGGCAGTGAAAGACCAGCTGGCGGAGTCGATCGCCGAGGCGCGACAGGCCGCGATCTCGGCCGGGTTCGACCCCGATACCCCGCACGAGGTGGGTGACGAGGCGGAGAACACGCCGCTGTCCTCGTACGCCTTCGAGCTGCGCGGGATCGAGGACGCGCCCCAGCTGCGCGGCATCGAGGAGGCGCTCGAGCGTATCGACGGCGTCTCGGCGCGCCTCGTCTACCCCACGGCGACGGCGTGGGTCACCGCGCCGGAGACGATGGATCCGGCGCGCATCACCGCCGTGATCGCCGAGTTCGGGGTGCAGGCGGAGATGTCGGATTCCACGCTGCGCCGCCGCGCGGTGGGGCGCCGCTCGGCGGAGCACCCGTTGCCGCGCCGGGGCACCCGCGGGATGACGGGCAGGATGCGCCGCATGCGCAAGGACGAGCAGCGTTCGTTGAGTGAGAAGCGTGCGGCGGGCTTCATGCGCGGCGATTTCGGCCGCGCCCAGACGCAGTCGGATGTGCTGTTTACGGCCCGCGACCTGGTCACCCCGCTGCGGATGTGGGTGGCGGTGCTGCTCACCCTTCCTGTGCTCGCGATGAGCTACTTCACCGAGCTCCAGTTCGCCGGCTGGCAGTGGGTGTGCCTGGCGCTGGCCACCCCTGTGGCGCTGTGGTGCGCCTGGCCGTTCCACCGCGCGATGGCCGGCGGCGTTCGCCGGGGCATGTCGGCGCTGGACGGCGCGAGCTCGATCGCGGTGCTGGCGTCGTATGCCTGGGCGCTCGGCGCGCTGGTGTTCACCCGCGCGGGTGAGATCGGGTGGACGTCGAGCGGGCAGTGGCTGCCGTTTCGCCGCGGCGACGGAATCGAGCTCTTCCTCGACGTCGCGTGCGGGGTGACCGCCCTGCTGCTCGCCGGCCGGTACAACGCCATCCGCGTGCGCTCCTACCTCTTAGAGGACATGGAGCAGCGCCGCCCCGATCCGAACCGCGAGTTCACGGTCAGCCGCCGCGGAAGAACCTCGGGCACGGTCGAGGAGGTGCTTCCGGCGTCCGAGCTCAACCGCGGCGACGACGTCGTGCTGCACCCGGGCGACATCGTCCCCGTCGACGGCTCCGTCATCGGCGGGTCGTGCCGGCTGCGCCGTCCGCTTATCGACGCCCGCGAGCCCCTCGAGGCCAAGGTCGGTTCCCGCCTGTACTCCGGCGACGTCGTCGAGTCCGGCAGCGTGAAGGTGCGGGTGGCCCGCACGGGTCACGCGACGCGCTGGGCGGCGGTGCACAAGTGGGTGGAGGAGGCCTCCAAGAGGGAGAACCTGGCGACGATACTGTCCACCCGCTCGGCGGGGCTGCTGATCCCGGCGGCGTACTTCATCGCGGGCGCGGATTTCCTCGTCTGGCTCCTCATCACCGGGGACGTGACCAAGGCGTTCTCGACGGCGCTGGCGATTCTGACGGTGGTGGCGCCGGTGGCGCTGGCGATCTCGCCGGCCCTGGCGCTGCGCCTCGGCATCGAGTCGGCGGCCCGCAACGGCATCCTGCTGCGCGACGGCAGCACGTTCCGCGTCCTCGAGACAACCGACACGGCGGTGTTCAACCGGGTGGGCACGCTGGTGAAGCCGGAGATGTACGTGGAGACGGTGACCGCGGAACGCGGCGAGGACCCGGACATCGTCCTGCGGGTCGCGGCCGTTTTGGCGCTCGAATCGGACAGCCCGATGGCGCGCGCCCTGGTCAAGGCCGCCCGCGAGTCCCGCGACACCCGTTCCAAGGACGAGACGATGCCCACCTGGATGGAGCTGAGCAACGAGGTCGACAGCGCCGACGGCGAGTTCTCCGGCCGGCTCACCCTGACGTTTGAGGGCGCCGACGGGGAGGAGCGGGTGGAGGTCATCGAGGCCTCGCTGTGGCGCCCGACGGATCTTTCCCAGCTGCGCGGCCGGCTGTCGGTGGCGGCCACCAGCGGGGGGACCCCGGTCGTCGTGCGTTACCGGGGCAAGGACCGCGGCGTGATCACGTTCTACGACCCGGCGAAGGACGACGCCATCGAGGCGGTCGAGCGGCTCGAGGACATGGGGGTGGAGACGGTCCTGATCACCCGCGACACCTACCCCGTGGCGCGCCGGTTCGCGGACTTTTTGGGCGTGTCCAACGTCCTAGCCGGCGTGTCCGCGGCGGACAAGCCGGGCGCGGTGCGTGCGCTGCACGCTCAGGGGGCGACGGTGGCGATGGTGGGCGACCACACGATGATGAACGTGTTGCACGTGGCCGACGTGGGCATCCTCTACGCGAGCGACAAGTCGATTGCGACCCGCCTGAACAAGGTCGACGACAACGCCGAGGTCGTGCTCCTGCGCGAGGACGTCATGGCTGTGCCGCAGCTGATGGTGCTGGCGCGCCGGGTGTGCCGCATCATCGACTCCAACATGGTCTTCGCGTGGGCCTACAACATCACGGCGATCGCGCTGGCCGTCGCCGGCCTGCTGCCCCCGATGGGCGCGACGCTGCTCATGCTGGGCAGCACGCTCATCATTGAGGCACGCTCGGCCGGGGCGCGCCGCTTCCCGCTGTAGACTCCACCGATATGAGCAGACGCGAGCTTTCCCACGCCCCCATCATCGACGCCGCCTTCGGGCGCACGCCGACGCGCACCCCGGTGTGGTTCATGCGCCAGGCGGGCCGCTCGCTGCCGGAGTACCGGGAGGTGCGCCAGGGAATCGCCATGCTCGACTCCTGCTTCATGCCGGAGCTGCTCGCGGAGATCACGCTGCAGCCGGTGCGCCGCCACGACGTCGACGCCGCGATTTTGTTTTCCGACATCGTCGTCCCGCTCAAAGCCGCGGGCGTGGACGTGGAGATCGTCCCGGGCCGCGGCCCCGTGATGGGGGAGGCGGTGCGCAGCCGGGCGGACGTCGACAAGCTGCCCGTGCTCGACGGCGACGTCGAGGAGGTCGCCGACGGCATCCGCATCATCGTGGGGGAGCTCACCGACGCCCAGGCGCTCATCGGGTTTGTGGGGGCGCCGTTCACGCTGGCCAGCTACCTGATTGAGGGCGGGCCGTCGAAGAACCACGAGAAGACGAAGGCGATGATGCACGCCGAGCCACACACGTGGCACGCGCTGATGGAGAAGCTGGTGCCCACCATCGTGGCGTTCCTGCGCACGCAGGTCGACGCGGGCATCGACGCGATGCAGCTGTTCGACTCCTGGGCGGGTTTTCTCACTGAAGCCGACTACCGCGAGTACGTGCTTCCGTATTCCACGGAGATTCTGCGCGCGGTCGAGGGCGAGATCCCGCGCATCCACTTCGGCGTGGCCACCGGCGAGCTGCTGGGCGCGATGTCGGAGGCGGGCAGCGAGGTGATGGGCGTGGATTGGCGCGTGCCGCTCGACGCCGCCGCGACGCGTTTCGCCTCCCCGCGCGTGCTGCAAGGCAACCTGGACCCGGCCA containing:
- the hemE gene encoding uroporphyrinogen decarboxylase; its protein translation is MSRRELSHAPIIDAAFGRTPTRTPVWFMRQAGRSLPEYREVRQGIAMLDSCFMPELLAEITLQPVRRHDVDAAILFSDIVVPLKAAGVDVEIVPGRGPVMGEAVRSRADVDKLPVLDGDVEEVADGIRIIVGELTDAQALIGFVGAPFTLASYLIEGGPSKNHEKTKAMMHAEPHTWHALMEKLVPTIVAFLRTQVDAGIDAMQLFDSWAGFLTEADYREYVLPYSTEILRAVEGEIPRIHFGVATGELLGAMSEAGSEVMGVDWRVPLDAAATRFASPRVLQGNLDPAILFAGTEVVRGEAARIKAEAARAIAAGDATGHIFNLGHGVLPTTDAAAITEAVAIIHEED
- a CDS encoding heavy metal translocating P-type ATPase — its product is MKDQLAESIAEARQAAISAGFDPDTPHEVGDEAENTPLSSYAFELRGIEDAPQLRGIEEALERIDGVSARLVYPTATAWVTAPETMDPARITAVIAEFGVQAEMSDSTLRRRAVGRRSAEHPLPRRGTRGMTGRMRRMRKDEQRSLSEKRAAGFMRGDFGRAQTQSDVLFTARDLVTPLRMWVAVLLTLPVLAMSYFTELQFAGWQWVCLALATPVALWCAWPFHRAMAGGVRRGMSALDGASSIAVLASYAWALGALVFTRAGEIGWTSSGQWLPFRRGDGIELFLDVACGVTALLLAGRYNAIRVRSYLLEDMEQRRPDPNREFTVSRRGRTSGTVEEVLPASELNRGDDVVLHPGDIVPVDGSVIGGSCRLRRPLIDAREPLEAKVGSRLYSGDVVESGSVKVRVARTGHATRWAAVHKWVEEASKRENLATILSTRSAGLLIPAAYFIAGADFLVWLLITGDVTKAFSTALAILTVVAPVALAISPALALRLGIESAARNGILLRDGSTFRVLETTDTAVFNRVGTLVKPEMYVETVTAERGEDPDIVLRVAAVLALESDSPMARALVKAARESRDTRSKDETMPTWMELSNEVDSADGEFSGRLTLTFEGADGEERVEVIEASLWRPTDLSQLRGRLSVAATSGGTPVVVRYRGKDRGVITFYDPAKDDAIEAVERLEDMGVETVLITRDTYPVARRFADFLGVSNVLAGVSAADKPGAVRALHAQGATVAMVGDHTMMNVLHVADVGILYASDKSIATRLNKVDDNAEVVLLREDVMAVPQLMVLARRVCRIIDSNMVFAWAYNITAIALAVAGLLPPMGATLLMLGSTLIIEARSAGARRFPL
- the hemB gene encoding porphobilinogen synthase encodes the protein MSAHEIIRRPRRLRSTPAMRELVAQTRVAPSDLIYPMFYADGLTEKREISSMPGQYQHTLDSLKAAAHEALAAGVRCVDLFGVPLDSDKDATGSVAWAEDGVLNRGIRALREEFGDDLVIMADTCLDEFTDHGHCGVLGEDKQGSQVVLNDATLECYTRMAVAQARAGAHMVSPSGMMDGQVAAIRQALDAEGYTGVSIMAYSAKYASAFFGPFREAVGSSLRGDRRTYQQDPANQRESLLEAELDIAEGADFVMVKPAMAYLDVVSEIAKFSPVPVAAYQVSGEYAMIQAAGRNGWVDSEATMLESLTSIKRAGADQILTYFAVDAARILR